The DNA segment gtttgttgaaacacctttccacataattttgatttgacaaaattgtttaagtataattgaaatacatattctaaacacactaagtttaaatgctttgatttattctactaatgtgtttgttcaatgttgagttaaattgattataagacataagaattaaaaggcccaagcctaatacaagtgtcaaagcccaagtcaaacaactcagtacaactcggcccgcgtttgtcaaaacgttgtcactttggacaaaacgcaactcagcgaaagaaggatctagaagaccttcgggaacaacttcaagatgaagctgctgagtagattcgacaaacgtacaagacagtagcttgctaaggaaaacttccagacaaagtgtttccactttgggtaaagttcagacgacacagtatgctgtctagttgacattaccacaaatggagagacactctgctgAACTGATCGAGGACataagatacacaaatctgattggccgaaagctatgagcaagtcaggatgacaacgacaggaagccgtttccctccaacggttatttcgaaatttgaaatgaccgatgcccagacgtctctataaatagggccatcagaagcttcattctacacagaacttgatcaagccattacgctgaccaaatttctacacaagttctgcaagcaaagaagcaaagaaaatcttacactacaatccatatatttgtgtaaaagtctagagtgattatttcaatcgtctaaagtgtcttagcaaatcattgtataggacaaaacacttatcatttctagagattagaaaggagaggctgagtactcggttatagtactcagcgtgagattaggattgagtagaggtataaaggaaggtactcttgttatactcagttgctaagattgtaaaaggtttgaggctctacctttaaagagctcagtagaggattcgaaatctcggaacgtgttccggggacaggacgtaggcttagaagaagccgaacctggataaatctgctgagtaaagtatttcttacctttaactccttatatatattgcttgcttaaaataaccaaaaactgaccaagtaaagaggtcaagttgagttgtgcgtgttgaacatctgagctcaggaatagactctaagtgctatctcctgactcaagctaagaaactgacctagtcaccagttgactgaGCCAGCTTCATTCtcctgtgctgaattgggttttttgaaagatcaattgcacttttgttgtcacatttgacttcaattgtcttcgtttgaacaccatagtcttcaagctgttgcttaatccataggacttgagcaacacaatgaccagcagcaatgtactcagcttcagtggtagacaaggctactgacgcctgctttttgctgaaccaggataccagacagcttcctaagaagtgacatcctccagaggtgcttttacgttccagcttatcccgtccatagtcagcgtcagtgtatccgatgagtgtgaaatcatgagtattgggataccataaacctgtgttcactgagctttgcaaatatctaaggattctttttacagcaatgtaatgagattccttagggttagattgatatctagcacagtagcatactgaaaactgaatgtccggtctactggctgttaagtaaagtagagagcctatcatacctcgatataatttgctgtctactgacttaccattctcatcagcgcagaggacagtgtcagtgcccatagtagtggatattggcttgcaattttccaagtcatatttctttaatatctccttggcatatttggcttgactgatgaagatgccattctttccttgtttaatttgaagaccgaggaagaaattgagttctcccatcatggacatttcaaactcagtctgcatttgtttgctaaactccttgcacattgattcgttagttgcaccaaatattatatcatcaacataaatttgggccagcagggtatctttaccctttctcttaatgaataaggttgtatcagctttgcccctgacgtaatttctagtcagcaggaaactggtcagcctctcataccaagcacgtggtgcttgcttgaggccgtatagagccttttttagtttataaacgtggttggGTATTtatggtcctcaaaacctggaggttgattaacataaacctcctcgtttataactccattaagaaatgcacttttgacatccatttggaataatttaaagttcatgtaagatgcatatgcacatagaattctaattgcctctagccttgccactggggcaaaggtctcaccgtagtcaataccttcttgctgactgtagccctgagctacaagccttgctttgttcctgactacattcccttgttcatccatcttgttcctgaagacccatcttgttccaatggtcttttggctctttagatgaggcactagctcccatacatcgtttcttctgaattgatcaagctcctcttgcattgcgatcatccagaattcatcgtactcagcttcagcgaaattcttcggttcttgaactgagacgaaggctacattgctgaggtacttcctgagttgattccttgtcatcagggtattcccagcagaatcaaggattgcactttctgagtgccctcttggaatccttatctctttaggtagatttatgtcttgtgctgtttctgtttcaacaatctctgcagaagtagatgggtcagtaaaagtaatcttaggttcactcttactcttggtcaaccttttagtgaatgactcagtagctggttcttggtcagcggttactgagtgtggatcatcttcggtcagcggctggtacctacctgcagggttagtctcgtcgaactcaacatgtattgactcttctagaacttgagttcgcttattaaagactcggtatgctttgctgtttgttgagtagcccaaaaagatagcctcatcagcttttgaatcaaactttgctaagctatctttggtatttaaaataaaacatctacagccaaaggcacgaaagtatccaatattgggctttcgtcatttccaaagttcatagggggttttctttaatataggtctaactagagccctattaagaatataacatGATGTGTTAACAggctctccccaaaaatactttggaagcctatgctcatccagcattgtcctggctatttcaaccagagttctgttcttcctttctacaaccctattttgttgaggtgttctaggagcagagaaattgtggtcaatgtcgctggcttcacagaattcaacaaacttttggtttttgaattctccaccattatcgctacggatgtgagctaattttaggtctttatcattttcaatttttctaaccaaatttgaaaatgtctcaaaggtttcatccttgctggtcagcaagatgacccacgtataccgagagaagtcatctacaataaccaaggaaaatcttcttccacctagactcagcggctggactggaccgaagagatccaagtgtagtaactctaacggacgcttagttgagacaatatttttgctgtgaaaagattgtttggtttgttttccagcttggcaagcgtggcataattgatctttttcaaatttaagttcaggcagtccctcaaccaattgctttcttgctaatttggccaggaggtccatgcttacatgaccaagtctcctgtgccatagccaggaatcctcttcctttgatactaaccacacagtttttgaaaactttttctctaagtctagcataaatacattatctatgcgaggggcagttaaaattaactcatttgttttaccctcatatattttacatccagtagcatcaaatataacttttctcccattgtcacatagctgagctacgctgagtaagttatatttgagtccgctgactagggagacagattcaatagtaggattacctccgatggttcctgaccctactatcttacccttatTATTGTCTcaaaaacttacacttcctcctcgtttacgctcaaacgtgatgaactgagtttcatcaccagtcatatgcctcgagcatacgctgtcaatataccacatctttgacttctcggcacatctcaggcttacctgcattgtaactagttacttttaggtacccaattctttttgggtccttgcttgttaggtgcaacaggtaaagcatcatattttattttatggtgacatacttggacagtatggccattctttccacagaagtcacaactgaccttctgtttaggatatttcactgacttgtcagcaccccagtgctgagcgtgccagcacaccttagtggtgtgtccttttttctcacaaaagtcacactggaattttcgctggggattccatctctgcttagtaccttggtactgagttctcagaggaatgtttcttttatttggaacctttagttggttctggatagttgtgacgtcctttctcagtttctttgaaactgattggacttcagagacagactcatgtatgatcttcatattatcatgcagagttgaattgtcctgaagaaggaatctgaggtcactcagtttgacctcttgcacttcatcacagcgcctgctgagtgctctaactttcttattacacttcttgacaagtgtgtagagatcactcagggcattaaccatatcgtttctgagctggggaagagtaattacctcatttgattgctcctcgtcatctgatgcgacggataggtcagcatgctcagagatacatggctcagcaagttcgtcagccatgaagcatatcttcgctgactcggtggcctcagtttctgtggatgaagactcatcactgtcactccatgtagccaccattgcctttttgccgttcttcttgtctttcctcagtgtggggcagcttgacctaatatggccggtttgatggcactcaaagcatgtaatgggctttgagctgtcctttttgtatttgctgtctcttgagtcagctttatacttatcaaactttctgtaaggcttcttagagtatttgtcattctttctgaatagccttttcatcttccttgtgaacatggccatctcctcatcatcagttgagctcccgtcagtggagtcagctttcatgacaagggatttctgcttcttgtcttcagatttttccttcacctcaaagtttttcgtagatatctcatgggtcagcaatgaaccgatgagttcgtcatatttgtaggtggttaaatcctgagcttcctcaacagctgtcttctttgcttgccagtctttagaagactcctgagtatctttttgacttgttcttcctcagtgaagattttcccaagtctcttgagctcattaatgatgttggtaaaccttgcattcatgtctgaaatgccctcatcattgttcatctcgaacagctcgtacagtctcatctgctgattcaccttggactcctttactttattagttccctcgtaggtgacttccagctttttccagatctcttgtgccgactcacaacctgatattttattatattctgcagtatcgagcgcacagtgaagcatattgatagccgaagcgtgattttgaagcttcttaagatcatcctctgtccatttggcctcagcttttacaactgtttggccagccacaacttcgacaggtacaaatgggccttggactatagatagccaggcactcatgtttgtagcctgaatgaaatttttcatcctattcttccagaaggtatagtttgacccgaagaataggggaggcctagtaatggacagcccctcaggcaatatctgagttctttggtttccagggagaaaccgagtgctgttttcgcccatggtagggatcagctcaaggttgttagaccttttacagtgagcttttaagctctgataccacttgttggtcccttgaagggttgcaagtatagttccaagggggggttaggaactatttaaactttttcgcaattagggcagacttctttttctaaggaaaaaatgttttaacagcggcgctgagtaaacagcaagatactggcttagtcaattggtgactaggtcagtttcttagcttgagtcaggagatagcacttagagtctattcctgagctcagatgttcaacacgcacaactcaacttgacctctttacttggtcagtttttggttattttaagcaagcaatatatataaggagttaaaggtaagaaatactttactcagcagatttatccaggttcggcttcttctaagcctacgtcctgtccccggaacacgttccgagattttgaatcctctactgagctctttaaaggtagagcctcaaaccttttacaatcttagcaactgagtataacaagagtaccttcctctatacctctactcaatcctaacctcacgctgagtactataaccgagtactcagcctctcatttctaatctctagaaatgataagtgttttgtcctatacaatgatttgctaagacactttagacgattgaaataatcactctagacttttacacaaatatatgaattgtagtgtaagattttctttgcttctttgcttgcagaacttgtgtagaaatttggtcagcgtaatggcttgatcaagttctgtgtagaatgaagcttctgatggccctatttatagagacgtctgggcatcggtcatttcgaatttcgaaataaccgttggagggaaacggcttcctgtcgttgtcatcctgacttgctcagagctctcggccaatcagatttgtgtatcttctgtcctcggtcagctcagcagagtgtctctccatttgtggtaatgtcaactagacaacatactgtgtcgtctgaactttacccaaagtggaaacactttgtctggaagttttccttagccagctgctgtcttgtacgtttgtcgaatctactcagcagcttcatcttgaagttgttcccgaaggtcttctagatccttctttcactgagttgcgttttgtccaaagtgacaacgttttgacaaacgcgggccgagttgtactgagttgtttgacttgggctttgacacttgtattgggcttgagccttttaattcttgtgtcttataatcaatttaactcaacattgaacaaacacattagtagaataaatcaaagcatttaaacttagtgtgtttagaatatgtatttcaattatacttaaacaattttgtcaaatcaaaattatgtggaaaggtgtttcaacattcgtCACTTGGACAATATATATGCTGACAGGAGAGCGGCATGGACTAGATTACATTGATTTATGTATatgaatttatttgttttaattaataatatttattcgtGAACTTATACTATTGTATCGTATTTacaggttttaattaaaattgtatcGTATTTACAGGTTTTACGGGTTTACTCGCATAACGGGCTAAATTTTTTTGccctcccgacacgcgggcgtgtggctatcacgccccaccctgcggtcgggcgtgatagccacacgcctcaccgtgtggtcgagCGTGTGGCTATtacgtccgaccacacggtgaggcgtgtggctatcacgcccgaccgtagggtggggcgtgatagccacacacCCGCGTGTCGGGAGGACAAAAAAAAGTGGATTCCCACCCAAAACTCTtgaaagggtatttttgtccttTCACGGGACTAAGGGTGAGAATTCATGTCCGAGTATAACAACacttttttctttatatatatatatatatataacataaaaaaatactctgttttgagaagaagaaaaaagtcTCAACGAGAAAAAaggaattaaaaatatatagttgATTTTGAACCATAATTTTAGATAAACACTGAATCAGCTAATCATTAATTTATAGAATATATGGTCCAACAACTTATCCAGTCGCTTATCAAAACCCAACCTCTCCATCCTCTCtctaacattaaaaaaaaaaaaaaaaacattttgagatcccttatttttatatttttacacaTTCAACCTATAAGATATGTATACCTTTCTATTAAGACCACAAATTGTACTATACTCCGGGTATACCCAATCaaattaaaatagttttatataccactttataataaaaaatattagtatGACATTAgttgattaattaaatatattattctCAAATTTAAAACCTCTtctaaaaaaactttaaaagaTAATTTTGAATCCATAAAACAAACTTAAATGAGTGAGCAGGTAAAAAACCACTTATGTCCatcttttcatttttatatgcGTGAGTGTTAATTGCATCTCCAAAGGATGAAGTCTCCATTTGTTTTTATGCGTTTTTGTAAAATTTCGAATCAATAATAAATAGCAACAAATGAACTAGAGAAGAAGTCAGCCCAGAGCCAGGGGCCGGAGCCCCTCGACCACCGGCTCCACCTTGAATAGTGGTAGTTTGGCTCCTTATAACTCTTCTAATATTggtttatataaaaatatagtaTCATTTCAATATATAGAATGGTAAAATTGGTTTAAGATGCATTTATTCAATTAAGAGGTTTTGGGTTCAATATTTTGGAGGCTAAATAAATTTTGCTGAGCTCCAACGGATTTTACTTTGAAAAATTACTACTAACCACAAGTCTAAAACTAGTGCATCGgtataaaaccgaaccgaatcgaaTTGAACTGAaaaaaccgaataccgaaatgatCAAAATTCACACCGACACCGATACCGAATTaaaactgaaccgaaatatGCAGTTTGGTTCAAACCGAACAAAtcaaattaagttaaaaataaaaaataacaaataaaaattactatattttcttattaaatttatctcaacaacaacaaaaattgaaatactttcaaaatatatctatattgggttattatttcaacagtgataaaaaaataaacttgtaaaatcaaatatacgtgtatatatatataaaagaatgtaaaatatgtgtaattcggtgcggtgtttttacattttttactaAACCGAACTGAATACCGAAatagacttaaaattaaaatcgatACTAAACCAAATTGttaaaaaaccgaaccgaaaaaccgaattcaATCGATTCTGTTTGGTATACGATTTAAACCgcaccgatgcacacccctaccTCAAAATATGGATTTCTAGCTCCGGTCTTTCGCTGAAAGAACCAAACAATCTGAAGtgtcatgcattttatttttcttttggtcTAATGTAGGTGAAAAATTATGTCGTTGGTAAAACTAGAGACATTAAACATAAATTTGGATGTTGTCCCTACAAAATATAAAGAAATTGGAATTATTATATGATAGGTAGTAAAATTTTAGTTGCGTGACCCAAAGTGAAATGTTTTGGACAAGCCACCATTTTTACATGTAAAAGGACAGAAGCTGAAGCAAGCAAACATAATCTCATCTCATACTTGGTGCCTATCCACCTGACATCTGTTATTATCACTCAATACTAAGAAGACACTTCTCTTATTTGCTTATTTGTCCCTTACTTTACCTCTTCTCACTTCGTTTCCGCCATTGATGTCATAAACTAGCACCAAGATCACTACTTTTATGGATATCTTCAGCTTAGAAGCTAGGTATCATttctcttttaattaatttgttcaCTTTTCTCTTCTGGGTCTGCTTGTTTTATTGATTTTCTGCACAATCATGGCACTATCTGGAAAAAGGAGTGGTGGGTTGTTTTTATTCTTAAGACAAAATCAATCTTGTGCTTAAATAATGTGGCTGAAATTAGCAAAAGAGAAATCCCTAGCTAAAGGCAAAAGTTACATCTTTACATAAATTAGTAAAATACAAAGGCCCTTTTTGTCTGATTGGTAAGTTAGATACTTAGATTTTGTGGATCCCTTCCTTCTGTTTTTAGGTGGGTGGTGGGGATTCTTCAATTTTTACTGACTAATTATGTGTGTACTTGGAACAAAACACACAAGTTTATGTACTAAGTAAGAATTTTTTATGCTTCCTTCTATGGTGCTGTCCATGTCATAGCTTTGGTCATATCTgaaagctttagatatttaacATTTGATTGAGTGGACATGTTTTTATTGGTTGATAATTGAGAAGTACCCCCCAAAATCTTGATTCATGCTTTATCTTCCCCAACAAATTCCCCCAATTATTGATACTGTActtgttgatgttgagaaagATAATTGACATGATAAGATTGACACAATTATACATCTTTTTTTCTTGCATTTATACTATGTAATCATATGTAACACAGAGAATATAACAGAATTTTAACACTATAACACCAGATGAAAAACTACTTTAAAAAATCTTGCCTATCAGATAAATGATTTGGACTCAATCTGAGACCTCCAGACCAAGAGCTCTAGAGTTGGATTCGTTTCAATCCATTTATTAGTATGTGTTTGTACACCCTTAGGTTGAATTTCGGTTGCTTCGGATTATAAATGGTAAATAGTTCttatattttgttgtttttggTTCAGGTACATTCATTCTTGCAAGAGGCATGGGGTGCCACCAAATTCTGCAGTTCTATCCTATTTCTTTGAGGTTTGAACTTACTTCAGACTTTAATCTTCGGTTCTGCCTTTACCGCTTGATTAACTGAGAAGAACTCGTCGATTATGAATGATTTGATATGCTGAAGTTCATTGCTTGTGTTCTTTGAAAAGGACTTACAAATGTAGCAAAATTGTTTCACTTATAAAGCTTTCATTAGTTGATCTCCAAATTTAGCTTTGAAAGTAGTTTTATTTTGTAGcatttgtgacatcctttttctaATATTCAGGCGAAACTACAAAATTCCTGCCAGGAGAATTCTTGCATTGTGATTCTACTAAATCAGCTTAAGGATGCTGACCTTTTACCCCTGATTGATGTATTCATGGCCATCGATTCCTCTGATATTGATGCTGTGGATGTACTCAATGAATCACCTTGCAATTTGAATGAAGAACTTCTAATCTCATTGTTGAGAGCAATTAATCTTAAACTCCGAGTTGTTGATCTCCAGGACATGCCACTAAAAGAGGACTTTCTATGGTTTGTATTAGCACTTCCTTGCTGGCTATCATTAGTATATCCGCTTTGAACTTGCCATGCCATTCGTTTTCCATATTTTAAATGCATTTTCTTCTAATTTTGTCTACCTTCCTTATTTCATTCGACATCAAGTGATATTTGATATATTGTTATGATGTGTGTAGATGTTAAAAAGATACATTGAATGATATTTTAGTTCTATATCAGCATTAACTGAAATTGCAAAGATTTTCATGATTTCATCATTCAGAACCCTGATTTGGCACTTAACTATAATCATTTCAGGATCTAAATAACATTTCTCGTCGGTTTCCAGGGATTTGTGCCACTATGGTTTAGCATGTAAAGTTTTAAATCTGAGGTCTAGCCACATCCGAAAACTCAACATGGCTGGAAAATTTATGCGATTGCAGACGTTAAATTTGGACTTTTGTACTTCAATCACTAGTTTGCATCAAGACTGTTTTTCTTGCATGCCGAATCTGATGCAAGTCTCCATGTGTGAGACAAGAGTGGCTGATCTCTGGACAACCACGGCTGCCTTATCAAAACTTCCTTCTTTGGTGGAACTAAGGTTCCAAAACTGCTTGTGTTGCAAGGATACAGGGCCATGTCCTGCATCATTTGGCAAGAAAGAAAATACTGCACTTGACACACTTGGTTCAGCTACGGGTTTCACCCCCAAACTTTCCCTTGACAGTATTGGAGTTGGTCCTATACAAGCTTCTCGCGACGATGAGTTGTATTCGAACTTGTTTGCTGCGGCAAATACATTTAACATTAAAGAGGTTTATGGAGGAATGGATAAGCTTACATTTGCTAGTGAAGCTAAAACTTCAAATTGCCTTCAAAGAATAGGCTTACTCGTACTATCGTCTAGTGTTCTTCCtgataatgataatgaaacGAAGTTAAGAAATGAGGTAAGGGCATTATTGTAGGAGGAAAAAGTTTGAAAAGTTGACATTTGATGATAGATTCTTTTTTAGTCTTGCAGAATTATAATTCACATCATCCATCAACTATCTGCTTTGAAAAGCATTATAGGGAGTACTTAATTGCTTCTTTGCCTCATTTGGAAGTTCTGGATAATTTGTCCATTGGAGATATGGACAGGGAAATGGCAAAGATTGTCTTTTCAGAATACTTCGAGCGCGCACCATATAACCGGCCTCACAAGGAAAAGGTTGTCAGCATTTTGCAAAATCGTGAGATTGGAGCAGCTGGTGCCTACTGGCTGAATTTCTCGAAGGCAAAGCGACAATGTCTTCGTAGAAAGAGTCCTAGTTTCTTTGCACGGTCTCTTAGTGCTACCAAACTTGTGTCTGTCGGATGGCCTCTTTTGCATCCCTTGTCAAGCAGCTTCAGCCAGATACATAAAGAAGGAAACAAGACCCTGCGTCCGAGGCAGTTTGAATATCATCCATCAGATTCCAGACTCATGGCTTTCGGAACTCTGGATGGAGAAGTAGTGGTCATCAACCATGAGAATGGAAAAGTAGTCGGGTATGTTCCTTCCACCGGGGCAATGAACAGCATTTTAGGTCTCTGTTGGCTCAAGATGCATCCATCCAAGGTGTACTGTTGTCATAAAACTCCATTTTACTGGTTGTTTTTTGTTCTTAGCAATTTAACTTGTGCTAACAACTTTTCATGTGTTGAACAGCTGCTGGCAGGTTCTGATAATGGTTGCTTGAAGTTGTTTGACATCAATCATATGCCGCCTAAA comes from the Euphorbia lathyris chromosome 5, ddEupLath1.1, whole genome shotgun sequence genome and includes:
- the LOC136230948 gene encoding protein DWD HYPERSENSITIVE TO UV-B 1-like isoform X1 produces the protein MDIFSLEARYIHSCKRHGVPPNSAVLSYFFEAKLQNSCQENSCIVILLNQLKDADLLPLIDVFMAIDSSDIDAVDVLNESPCNLNEELLISLLRAINLKLRVVDLQDMPLKEDFLWDLCHYGLACKVLNLRSSHIRKLNMAGKFMRLQTLNLDFCTSITSLHQDCFSCMPNLMQVSMCETRVADLWTTTAALSKLPSLVELRFQNCLCCKDTGPCPASFGKKENTALDTLGSATGFTPKLSLDSIGVGPIQASRDDELYSNLFAAANTFNIKEVYGGMDKLTFASEAKTSNCLQRIGLLVLSSSVLPDNDNETKLRNENYNSHHPSTICFEKHYREYLIASLPHLEVLDNLSIGDMDREMAKIVFSEYFERAPYNRPHKEKVVSILQNREIGAAGAYWLNFSKAKRQCLRRKSPSFFARSLSATKLVSVGWPLLHPLSSSFSQIHKEGNKTLRPRQFEYHPSDSRLMAFGTLDGEVVVINHENGKVVGYVPSTGAMNSILGLCWLKMHPSKLLAGSDNGCLKLFDINHMPPKVSDLNYATGVVCFDDFEPLTSVHINATDDQFLASGYSKDVALYDINTRRRIQLFTNMHREPINVAKFAHHSPFLFATSSFDRDIKLWDLRQKPEQPCYIASSSRGNVMVCFSPDDQYLLVSAVDNEVKQLLADDGRVHMNFEIASTGSAHNYTRSYYINGRDYIISGSCDENVVHVCCAQTGRRLRDVYLEDIESGNSLFVQSLRGDPYRPFQMSVLAASKRPSSKCEIIKVNLLTCNYSANECSSSEQHIRSSCGLGG
- the LOC136230948 gene encoding protein DWD HYPERSENSITIVE TO UV-B 1-like isoform X2 — protein: MAIDSSDIDAVDVLNESPCNLNEELLISLLRAINLKLRVVDLQDMPLKEDFLWDLCHYGLACKVLNLRSSHIRKLNMAGKFMRLQTLNLDFCTSITSLHQDCFSCMPNLMQVSMCETRVADLWTTTAALSKLPSLVELRFQNCLCCKDTGPCPASFGKKENTALDTLGSATGFTPKLSLDSIGVGPIQASRDDELYSNLFAAANTFNIKEVYGGMDKLTFASEAKTSNCLQRIGLLVLSSSVLPDNDNETKLRNENYNSHHPSTICFEKHYREYLIASLPHLEVLDNLSIGDMDREMAKIVFSEYFERAPYNRPHKEKVVSILQNREIGAAGAYWLNFSKAKRQCLRRKSPSFFARSLSATKLVSVGWPLLHPLSSSFSQIHKEGNKTLRPRQFEYHPSDSRLMAFGTLDGEVVVINHENGKVVGYVPSTGAMNSILGLCWLKMHPSKLLAGSDNGCLKLFDINHMPPKVSDLNYATGVVCFDDFEPLTSVHINATDDQFLASGYSKDVALYDINTRRRIQLFTNMHREPINVAKFAHHSPFLFATSSFDRDIKLWDLRQKPEQPCYIASSSRGNVMVCFSPDDQYLLVSAVDNEVKQLLADDGRVHMNFEIASTGSAHNYTRSYYINGRDYIISGSCDENVVHVCCAQTGRRLRDVYLEDIESGNSLFVQSLRGDPYRPFQMSVLAASKRPSSKCEIIKVNLLTCNYSANECSSSEQHIRSSCGLGG
- the LOC136230948 gene encoding protein DWD HYPERSENSITIVE TO UV-B 1-like isoform X3, with protein sequence MAGKFMRLQTLNLDFCTSITSLHQDCFSCMPNLMQVSMCETRVADLWTTTAALSKLPSLVELRFQNCLCCKDTGPCPASFGKKENTALDTLGSATGFTPKLSLDSIGVGPIQASRDDELYSNLFAAANTFNIKEVYGGMDKLTFASEAKTSNCLQRIGLLVLSSSVLPDNDNETKLRNENYNSHHPSTICFEKHYREYLIASLPHLEVLDNLSIGDMDREMAKIVFSEYFERAPYNRPHKEKVVSILQNREIGAAGAYWLNFSKAKRQCLRRKSPSFFARSLSATKLVSVGWPLLHPLSSSFSQIHKEGNKTLRPRQFEYHPSDSRLMAFGTLDGEVVVINHENGKVVGYVPSTGAMNSILGLCWLKMHPSKLLAGSDNGCLKLFDINHMPPKVSDLNYATGVVCFDDFEPLTSVHINATDDQFLASGYSKDVALYDINTRRRIQLFTNMHREPINVAKFAHHSPFLFATSSFDRDIKLWDLRQKPEQPCYIASSSRGNVMVCFSPDDQYLLVSAVDNEVKQLLADDGRVHMNFEIASTGSAHNYTRSYYINGRDYIISGSCDENVVHVCCAQTGRRLRDVYLEDIESGNSLFVQSLRGDPYRPFQMSVLAASKRPSSKCEIIKVNLLTCNYSANECSSSEQHIRSSCGLGG